Part of the Dehalococcoidia bacterium genome is shown below.
AGTGGCAAAGTTAGAGCTGGACTACCTGGATGTTCAATGGGACCGGGTCGGCAGCCCAGAGAGTCTTAAAACCTGACTTCATTATACTCGTTTCTCTGGTTTTATAGTACCGGTGCCTCACTCAATAGACTGTTCTTCCGCGGCCTTTGTACCATCGGCAATGTTGAGAAATGACCCCGTTGCCAGTACCATCAGAAAGAAAACCATCGCCACTAATTCCATGGCCAAGAGAATAGAAGGCTTTATTGAGGAAGCTCTGAATAAGTGTCATGACCCCTGGGGCCCACTCTCTTGGGGGAAGACGAATAATCGGGGTGAGTGGACCTTGAGCCTCAGACGCCCACATTGCGAGGGTGACGTGCTAAACCAAGCTGCGCCACACCTTGGTAAATCTGTGGCGCCTCAGAGCGTTCATGAAAAGAGAAGGCCCACCTGAGGAAATTGAAACTCCCTGGAGAACCCGAAAACGGGGGTTTCGCAAAAGTGGTGCGTGGTGAGTCGGGAGGGATTCGAACCCTCGACACCCGGATTAAAAGTCCGGTGCTCTTCCGCTGAGCTACCGACCCCGCATCACACTATAGCGCACTGCCCTTCGCGCGTCAACCAAAGTATTCTCACACCCACCTCTCACGCCCCCCGATCATCATCCACACTTTAGACTACCATGCATGGTTCGGGACCATCCCCCAGTCTCCAAACGGCCAGTAGATTATCCATGCCTTGCCGATAATATCGTTTCGGGGAACAATATCCCAACCAGCCACGTCGCGATTATCGCCAATGATGAAGTAGCTATCGTCTGGAATCTCCGATCGGGTCAGGGAACGTGAGTTAAGCTCAAGATATTCTTCCTCAAGCTTCTGCCCATCAATATAACTCACGCCGTTCTTAATTTCTATCGTCTCACCTGGAAGGCCGATGATCCGATGAATAATATCCCGATCGGCCGTAGGCGAATGAAAGACAACAATATCCCCCCGCTTGGGATTGTCAAACCAATATGCCGCCTTATTCACGATGACAAATTGGCCGTTATGTAAAGTCGGGTCCATACTAACACCGCTCACCTCAAAATTATGAACGACAGACCGAATCGCCACAAAGAGAATCAATGCCAGAAGGACCGTAACAATAATCTCACGGATTATTGGTCGAATAGACTGCCCTCTCAAGTCTGTCTTTTCCATTTTTCAAACGTGATAGCCGCCTTGAAAAAGCCGCTCCTTGGAGACTCCTGCCAGCTTGGGCTTAGCCTCTACTCCTACAAAATATGATAAAATAAGACCTAACTCAAAGCAGATTTAGTATAATGAAGAGCCATCCCATAGTCAAATCGCCTAGCCAAAACAGGGCATCCGCAGAGAACATGATAACCTACGAGGACGACCTGATCCAACAGAGCAAAGAGGGCGACTTAGATGCCTTCAACCAACTGGTGGAAACATATCAGGGGCAAGTCTACAATCTGGCCCTGCGGATGCTGGGAACCCCGCAGGATGCCGAAGACGTCAGCCAGGAAGCCTTTGTTCTGGCATGGAAAGCCATCCGAAATTTCCGTGGGGAGAACTTCAGGGCATGGCTCTTCCGCATTGCCTCCAATGCCTGCACCGATCTGCTGAGGAGCAAACGGAGTCGCAAGGCTGAGTCCCTCGACGACATCTTCCCGGAGTCCAATCCGCTCCCCAGCCCGGGAGATTCCCCGGAAGATTGTGTTCTACAGGAGGAACTGAGCGAGTTCATCGCTCGAACCTTGCTTTACCTTTCCGAGGACCAGCGTCTGGTGGTTACCCTTGCGGATCTGCAAGACTTCAGCTATGAGGAAATCGCTCAGATCACCCATACCTCGCTGGGCACAGTGAAATCGAGGCTCAGCCGGGGACGGGCCAACCTCAGAGACCTATTGCTGGAGCGGAGGGAACTTTTACCCCCTGAAATCCGTCTTTAATAGTAGTTGAGGATATTCGATATGACTGGGAAGAAGAGCAAGAGCCAATGCCATCGAATCCGGGAGAAGTTCTCGCCTTATATCGATGGGCGTCTGACTTCCATAGAGCAAGACGCAGTGAAATACCACGTGGAAGTATGCGCTGAGTGTCATTGTGAACTCGAAACGATGGAAGCCACGGTGAAGTTGCTCCACCGCATGCCGTACGTCGCCACCCCCCGGTCATTCACTTTAGCCAAAGCAGCAAAGGCTCAAACACGTGTTCCAGTTGCTACCGGTCTCATCAATCGAGCGTTTGGAACGGCAGCTGCTACTGTGTTCAACATGAATCGTCTGCGGATAGCAACCGCCGCTGCCGTCATTCTGCTGGCCGTTATGCTTTCCGGTGATGCCACCGGACTGTTCGATACGGAGAATACTTCCCATACGTCGAAAATAGCCTTAACCGACAATACCTCAAGCGTTTCTGATAGCACACAAACTTCCGCCGATCCGACGGTTCCAAACCCAGACCCCACAGTCATTGCTGGCACAGCATTGGACGGTCCACCGGAAGCGATACAGCAAACCCAACCCTCTGCCAGCCCTGCAGTGACAGGGGTTGCCACAAAAATTGAACCTGAGGCCACTGGTGATGCCAGTGCCGTGTCGCCCTCCTTAGGAACTCCTCCCGAAGCGGCTCCCAATTCCTTATTGCCCAAAGACAGCGCTTACTCTTGGCTACGACCACTTGAGATAGCTTTCGCCGCCGTGGTTGCTATCATGGTAGGGTTGAATATTCTGGTCTGGCAAAGGAAACGGCAAGGCGCATTGTCCTAGAAAACATCAAGCTTCTCTGTAATCAGGAAGGTCAAAATGGGGAAAAAGAATGAGGAGACCCGCTCCTCGAAAGAATCCCACTTCTTACGTAACCTCAGCATCGCGGCGGGGATTGTACTGGTGATTGCACTGCTGCTCCAGCGCAGGAAAAGATCGGGTTAGGCAATCTCAGCCAGAAACAAGGCTACTCTTGAGTTTCTCCTGTACTTTCCCCAGAGACACAAAGTCGGCTTCCTTGCGATTCCGGAGTTTGATCTCCGCCTCGCCTTTCTTCAATGTTCGAGGACTGATAACCACCCGAACGGGTATGCCCAGGAGATCAGCATCGTTGAACTTGACCCCGGGTGATTCCTCCCGATCATCAAAAAGCACATCGAATCCGGCGCCCTTGAGTTCGGTGTAGAGTCTGCCTGAGGCATCAGCTACCTCAGGATTATCGATGCTCAGGGCACACAGATATACCTGATAGGGGGCAATAGCCGGAGGCCAGACAATTCCCTTTTCGTCGTGATTT
Proteins encoded:
- a CDS encoding sigma-70 family RNA polymerase sigma factor, encoding MITYEDDLIQQSKEGDLDAFNQLVETYQGQVYNLALRMLGTPQDAEDVSQEAFVLAWKAIRNFRGENFRAWLFRIASNACTDLLRSKRSRKAESLDDIFPESNPLPSPGDSPEDCVLQEELSEFIARTLLYLSEDQRLVVTLADLQDFSYEEIAQITHTSLGTVKSRLSRGRANLRDLLLERRELLPPEIRL
- the lepB gene encoding signal peptidase I, whose protein sequence is MEKTDLRGQSIRPIIREIIVTVLLALILFVAIRSVVHNFEVSGVSMDPTLHNGQFVIVNKAAYWFDNPKRGDIVVFHSPTADRDIIHRIIGLPGETIEIKNGVSYIDGQKLEEEYLELNSRSLTRSEIPDDSYFIIGDNRDVAGWDIVPRNDIIGKAWIIYWPFGDWGMVPNHAW
- a CDS encoding zf-HC2 domain-containing protein; translated protein: MTGKKSKSQCHRIREKFSPYIDGRLTSIEQDAVKYHVEVCAECHCELETMEATVKLLHRMPYVATPRSFTLAKAAKAQTRVPVATGLINRAFGTAAATVFNMNRLRIATAAAVILLAVMLSGDATGLFDTENTSHTSKIALTDNTSSVSDSTQTSADPTVPNPDPTVIAGTALDGPPEAIQQTQPSASPAVTGVATKIEPEATGDASAVSPSLGTPPEAAPNSLLPKDSAYSWLRPLEIAFAAVVAIMVGLNILVWQRKRQGALS